GTACTGCTTCGGAGGATGCCTTCAATTTCCGGCGGGCGGAAAGTTTATTTCTTCTTGCCGACGGGGGCAATCGCGTCCTTTGCGGCTTTGGCCACGCGGAACTTGACCACGGTCTTGGCGGCAATCTTAATTGCTTCGCCAGTCGCCGGGTTGCGTCCCATGCGAGCCTTGCGGGCGGCCTTCACCAAACGTCCGATGCCAGGAAGAACAAAAACACCGTTCTTCTTAGTCTCGGCGATTGCCGTCTTGGCAATCTCGTCGAGGAATGTGCGCGCCACCTTGTTATTGGTTTCACACTGCTCGGCGAGGTGCCGAACCAATTGAGCTTGAGTCATTCTTGCTGCTGCCATAGGCCTCCTTGTAAGAATAAAAAATCCGGTTCAGTATACAACGCAATCGCTGTGTTTTAAGCGAGTTTTTTAATTTTCATGAAAACTATATTTAAAAAACAAATTTTCTGACCCGCGAGAACCATTGTTTGTAGCACGCGATGTTCCTGGTTGGATACGTTATTACCGACCCATATTTCGCGAGCGCAGTAGCCCATTCC
The nucleotide sequence above comes from Acidobacteriota bacterium. Encoded proteins:
- a CDS encoding HU family DNA-binding protein, which translates into the protein MAAARMTQAQLVRHLAEQCETNNKVARTFLDEIAKTAIAETKKNGVFVLPGIGRLVKAARKARMGRNPATGEAIKIAAKTVVKFRVAKAAKDAIAPVGKKK